A section of the Candidatus Nitrosacidococcus sp. I8 genome encodes:
- a CDS encoding cupin domain-containing protein: protein MREVFTIFILGFITVVSAKEANHETLAINKLLTPILSGSTINEKEAQATMLELTYAPGASTPPHHHAGAGLIYVIEGDYKSKISNQPLKTYHQGEAFFEPAGSVHEISANASTEKPVKFLVIFFTEQNKTPLTTMEEPISNY, encoded by the coding sequence ATGAGAGAGGTATTTACTATATTTATCTTAGGTTTTATTACAGTTGTTAGTGCTAAAGAAGCTAACCATGAAACCCTAGCCATTAACAAATTATTAACACCAATTTTATCTGGTAGCACGATCAATGAAAAAGAAGCTCAAGCGACTATGTTAGAGCTTACCTATGCCCCAGGAGCTAGCACCCCACCCCATCACCATGCTGGAGCAGGATTAATTTATGTAATAGAGGGTGATTATAAATCTAAAATATCGAATCAGCCTTTAAAAACCTATCATCAAGGAGAAGCTTTTTTTGAGCCTGCTGGAAGTGTTCATGAGATTTCTGCTAATGCCAGTACTGAAAAACCAGTGAAATTTTTAGTCATCTTTTTTACAGAGCAAAATAAAACCCCGCTTACCACCATGGAAGAGCCAATCTCTAATTATTAA
- a CDS encoding YqgE/AlgH family protein, with protein sequence MKIEGYLCNHFLIAMPTLTDINFSRTVALICEHNENGAMGIVINRPLNIDLNKLLQQIKVKEQHEKVQGTAPICLGGPMGQNQGFVMHNPVGEWETTLKIGDTLGLTTSYDIVDAIAQGKGPSQALIALGYAGWSSHQLEQELVENSWLSVPADNQIIFDIPYEQRWEAAAALIGVNFSNLSGEIGHA encoded by the coding sequence ATGAAAATAGAAGGTTACCTTTGTAATCATTTCCTAATTGCTATGCCTACCCTAACGGATATTAATTTTTCTCGAACAGTCGCGCTGATTTGTGAGCACAATGAAAATGGCGCGATGGGCATCGTAATTAATCGCCCTTTAAATATTGATTTAAATAAATTATTACAACAAATAAAAGTAAAAGAACAACACGAAAAAGTACAGGGTACGGCACCCATATGTTTGGGCGGACCCATGGGGCAAAACCAAGGGTTTGTTATGCATAATCCTGTAGGCGAATGGGAAACTACGCTAAAAATCGGTGACACTTTAGGATTAACTACCTCTTATGATATTGTCGATGCAATTGCACAAGGAAAAGGACCATCGCAAGCACTGATTGCACTGGGGTATGCAGGTTGGAGCTCTCATCAATTGGAGCAAGAATTAGTAGAAAATTCTTGGTTAAGTGTACCGGCTGATAATCAAATTATTTTTGATATTCCCTATGAACAACGGTGGGAAGCTGCTGCTGCGCTGATAGGTGTTAATTTTTCTAATCTCTCTGGAGAAATTGGGCATGCATGA
- a CDS encoding aspartate carbamoyltransferase catalytic subunit: MNSIQISSGGKLRHFLTIQGLNKDILLQILDTADHFLNTLQNNSKIPLLEGKTIVNLFFENSTRTLSTFEIAAKCLSADVINFNIRTSSTQKGESLLDTLSSLNAMRCNMFIVRHPDSGSAHFLASHAPQHVNVINAGDGCHAHPSQAMLDMLTIRRHKATFSDLRVAIVGDLLHSRVARSEIQALKILGVREIRAIGPRTLLPQSMDALGINIFHEMESGLRDVDVVIMLRLQQERMQSALLPSLQEYFRLYGLTEEKLAVAKPDAIVMHPGPINRGVEIESTIADGPRSVILEQVSHGIPIRMAIIAMTQG, encoded by the coding sequence ATGAATAGCATTCAGATAAGTAGTGGAGGGAAATTACGCCATTTTTTAACTATTCAAGGGTTAAATAAAGATATTTTATTACAAATTCTTGATACTGCAGATCATTTTTTAAATACATTACAAAACAATAGTAAAATCCCCTTACTCGAGGGTAAAACAATCGTTAATCTGTTTTTTGAAAATAGTACACGTACTTTAAGTACATTTGAAATAGCAGCCAAATGTTTATCTGCAGACGTTATTAATTTTAATATTCGTACTTCATCTACCCAGAAGGGAGAGAGCTTATTAGATACCCTATCTAGTCTTAATGCGATGCGTTGTAATATGTTTATTGTACGACACCCAGATAGTGGATCTGCCCATTTTCTTGCTTCTCATGCACCTCAGCATGTAAATGTTATTAATGCTGGAGATGGATGTCATGCCCATCCTTCCCAAGCGATGTTAGATATGCTTACTATTCGCCGCCATAAAGCTACTTTTTCTGATCTTAGAGTAGCTATTGTTGGAGATCTTCTTCATTCCCGGGTAGCACGCTCAGAAATTCAAGCACTTAAAATTTTAGGAGTCCGAGAAATTAGAGCAATTGGACCACGCACTCTTTTACCTCAGAGCATGGATGCTTTAGGGATTAATATCTTTCATGAGATGGAGTCAGGCTTAAGAGATGTAGATGTAGTTATTATGCTACGTCTTCAACAAGAACGAATGCAAAGTGCATTATTGCCAAGTTTGCAAGAGTATTTCCGACTCTATGGACTAACAGAGGAAAAACTTGCTGTTGCAAAACCAGATGCGATTGTAATGCATCCAGGTCCTATTAATCGTGGTGTCGAAATTGAATCTACGATTGCAGATGGACCTCGCTCAGTAATACTAGAACAAGTAAGCCATGGCATTCCTATACGAATGGCAATTATTGCGATGACGCAAGGTTAG
- a CDS encoding carboxymuconolactone decarboxylase family protein, with protein MFIKRANYYQHNLKAIQALFATNQHIESIDKKLRALVELRISQINGCAYCVDMHAQQAREAGEGQQRLDCLPVWRESHFFTQAECAAFAWAESVTHISTTRTPDEIYQELHQHFSEQEIVDLTLIISMMNMWNRIAISLRRLPELKSK; from the coding sequence ATGTTTATTAAACGTGCTAATTATTACCAGCATAATTTAAAAGCAATTCAGGCATTATTTGCCACCAATCAGCATATTGAATCTATTGATAAAAAACTCCGGGCATTAGTAGAGCTTAGAATTTCTCAAATCAATGGCTGTGCCTACTGTGTCGATATGCACGCTCAGCAAGCTCGAGAAGCTGGGGAGGGCCAGCAGAGATTAGATTGTCTGCCCGTGTGGCGAGAATCTCATTTTTTCACTCAAGCAGAATGTGCAGCATTTGCGTGGGCAGAGTCTGTCACTCATATTTCAACTACTCGAACACCAGATGAAATATATCAAGAATTACATCAACATTTTTCTGAACAAGAAATTGTAGATTTAACGTTAATTATTTCTATGATGAATATGTGGAACCGAATTGCTATTAGCCTACGGCGATTACCTGAATTAAAATCAAAATAG
- a CDS encoding amidohydrolase family protein, translating into MGIAIIGGRLIDPLNQIDALQDVYITNGKIAAIGAAPEYFPIEQTINAEDKVVCPSFVDLRAKLWGTYPIQAIQTEILAAAKGGVTTVCGIPDIKQGNTLFSQILQEFSPIQIVPLGILTQDFKGLQLTEMAGLSKLGYGGVTNGLVPIENTQLLNNALSYAATLGLKVFLYPRDAWLGIDGYCHEGVISARLGLKGIPETAETIALARDLQLVEQTGVQAHFCNLSTKKSVQMIKAAQIKGLPVTADVTAYHLHLTEHDIGEFDSQCHTIPPLRSPLDRDGLQQGLQEGILSGICSDHQPCSIDAKLGPFARTKPGISGLETLLPLCLRLVQEDILTLNEVIAYLTYRPAQILGIDTGHLACGQLANVCIFDPDYQWVLNPAEMVSYGKNTPFGGWKFQGIVTHTLVAGEVIYKATLS; encoded by the coding sequence ATGGGTATTGCAATTATAGGGGGGCGATTGATTGATCCTCTCAATCAGATAGATGCGCTCCAAGATGTTTACATTACAAATGGCAAAATAGCGGCAATTGGTGCTGCACCTGAATATTTTCCAATTGAGCAGACAATTAATGCTGAGGATAAAGTTGTATGCCCTAGTTTTGTAGATCTAAGAGCAAAGCTATGGGGAACATATCCAATACAAGCGATTCAAACGGAAATATTAGCAGCAGCTAAAGGGGGAGTCACTACAGTATGTGGTATACCCGATATTAAACAAGGCAATACCCTTTTTTCCCAAATTTTACAGGAATTTAGTCCAATTCAAATTGTTCCTCTTGGAATTCTTACCCAAGACTTTAAGGGATTACAACTGACAGAAATGGCTGGACTCAGTAAATTAGGCTACGGTGGTGTTACTAATGGATTAGTACCTATCGAAAATACTCAACTATTAAATAATGCATTATCCTACGCAGCCACTCTAGGATTAAAAGTGTTTTTATATCCTAGGGATGCTTGGTTAGGTATTGATGGTTATTGTCATGAAGGAGTAATAAGTGCAAGATTAGGTCTTAAAGGAATCCCCGAAACTGCAGAAACCATTGCTTTAGCTAGAGATTTACAACTTGTTGAACAAACTGGCGTTCAAGCTCATTTTTGCAATCTCTCAACTAAAAAATCTGTGCAGATGATTAAAGCAGCTCAAATAAAAGGATTACCAGTAACAGCAGATGTCACTGCCTATCATCTTCATTTAACGGAACACGATATAGGTGAATTTGATAGCCAATGCCACACCATACCACCTTTACGATCTCCGCTAGATCGGGATGGGTTACAACAGGGATTGCAAGAAGGTATACTTAGTGGCATTTGCTCTGATCATCAGCCTTGCAGCATAGATGCAAAGCTTGGTCCATTTGCGAGAACTAAACCAGGTATCTCTGGACTAGAAACTCTGCTTCCCCTGTGTCTTAGGCTAGTGCAGGAAGATATTCTCACATTAAATGAAGTAATTGCCTACTTAACTTATCGCCCAGCACAAATCCTTGGCATTGATACTGGTCATTTAGCTTGTGGTCAACTAGCTAATGTGTGCATCTTTGATCCAGACTATCAATGGGTGCTTAATCCAGCAGAAATGGTGAGCTATGGGAAAAATACCCCATTTGGTGGCTGGAAATTCCAAGGAATCGTCACCCATACCTTAGTAGCAGGTGAGGTAATTTATAAGGCAACACTATCATGA
- the ruvX gene encoding Holliday junction resolvase RuvX gives MSYIKTPKSVTRPRVVLGFDFGLSYIGVAVGQEITYTANPLTTLRARNGTPNWDQVTQLIEQWSPDLLVVGLPLNMDQSEQPLTHAAFHFGNRLQGRYGLTVEWIDERLSTVEAWEQVNYKSSPKGHHCIDQLAAQCILQTWLREQ, from the coding sequence ATGAGTTATATTAAAACTCCTAAATCTGTTACTCGACCCAGAGTTGTACTTGGTTTCGATTTTGGTTTGAGTTATATCGGGGTCGCTGTAGGACAGGAGATTACTTATACTGCAAATCCACTCACCACCTTGAGGGCTCGTAATGGTACCCCCAATTGGGATCAAGTCACTCAACTTATAGAACAGTGGAGCCCGGATTTACTTGTAGTAGGTCTACCTCTTAATATGGACCAATCTGAACAGCCACTTACTCATGCAGCTTTTCATTTTGGAAATCGTCTTCAAGGTCGTTATGGATTAACGGTAGAGTGGATTGATGAGCGTTTATCAACGGTTGAGGCTTGGGAGCAAGTAAATTATAAATCTAGCCCAAAAGGGCATCATTGCATTGATCAGTTGGCTGCACAATGTATTTTACAAACTTGGCTAAGAGAGCAATAA
- a CDS encoding dihydroorotate dehydrogenase electron transfer subunit — translation MSLKSHRNTIFVEEAKILAHDTYQSNQHVLWVSAPEIAARATPGSFAHIQCDSSLPMRRPISIMRADPKRGWLEFFYKVVGIGTQLLAKKVVGETINLMGPIGQPFQLDSKYSRPLLLGGGVGIPPMIFLADLLRHNTHYKPLVLMGSEIPFPFQQKPSQYIVSGLPSEVIGAMPLLENWKIPNRLASLQGYPGCYEGYVTDLARLWLTSLSTPQRQEIALYACGPHPMLAATAKLANEFNLPCQVSLEEFMACGIGGCAGCTVKVHTEQGVAMKRVCVDGPVFDAKSVFI, via the coding sequence ATGAGTTTAAAATCCCATCGAAATACTATTTTTGTAGAAGAAGCTAAAATTCTAGCTCATGATACTTATCAGAGCAATCAGCATGTACTTTGGGTATCTGCACCAGAAATTGCTGCCCGTGCCACCCCAGGTAGTTTTGCCCATATTCAATGCGATTCTAGTTTGCCTATGCGTCGTCCTATTTCTATTATGCGTGCCGATCCTAAGCGAGGTTGGTTAGAGTTTTTCTATAAAGTAGTAGGTATAGGCACTCAGCTATTAGCTAAAAAGGTAGTAGGAGAAACTATTAATCTTATGGGTCCTATTGGACAGCCCTTTCAACTTGATTCTAAATATTCTCGCCCTTTGCTTCTTGGTGGAGGTGTAGGGATTCCTCCTATGATATTCTTAGCCGATCTCCTTCGCCATAATACCCATTACAAACCTCTTGTATTAATGGGATCAGAAATTCCATTTCCCTTTCAGCAAAAACCTTCCCAATATATAGTGTCTGGTCTACCTAGTGAGGTCATTGGAGCTATGCCCTTATTAGAAAATTGGAAAATCCCAAATCGACTCGCAAGCCTTCAGGGATATCCGGGTTGTTATGAAGGTTATGTCACAGATCTAGCTCGACTTTGGTTAACATCCCTTTCCACTCCTCAAAGACAGGAAATTGCCCTTTATGCTTGTGGCCCTCACCCCATGCTAGCAGCTACTGCAAAACTCGCTAATGAATTTAATCTTCCTTGTCAAGTATCTTTAGAAGAATTTATGGCTTGTGGGATAGGTGGCTGTGCTGGCTGTACTGTAAAGGTACACACAGAACAAGGAGTAGCTATGAAACGAGTATGTGTTGATGGGCCTGTTTTTGATGCAAAATCGGTATTTATCTAG